The genomic segment TTTGTTACATTAACTCCCATctagctagcctgggcgaaagccgactgttgactccgtcaaacagtctggcgaaagcgaAGAGAAATCAGTGTCCGTGGAGGATATGGATATGGTCTGATCTCAATCTGCCATTTCAATTCATTGGAGtgccaaattcaaattaaaacctatattgtgctttattagcatgactgttacaatagtgtcgccagactaggtgcagagccaaaatctttgggtggagtacatgggatggcatcgccaggttaCCATTTTGCCAGACAagaattaaatatatatatatatatatatatatatatatatatatatatatatatatattatatatatacaactaaataatgaaaaaaactaTTCAAGTGGTACTTAATTGAGCAACAATTTGCGTCTGAGAGGAACTCACCTGTCTCTCTTATTTTTTTTAGATCCTCATGCTGTCCCCCTTCCTGGAGCATCCCACACTCCTCTGCCCCACCATCCCAACTGGAGAGGAGACTGCACTGGAATTGATGTCCGTTCTGGCTCAGACACCACAGAAAGCTGTCGGTCTTAAATGCAGTCTCATGTTAGCCATATCCACAATCCTCATCTGCACAACCTCCATGGATCGACAACCCAAGGTCGCAGAAGACTTTCTAGACCAGCTGTTTAAGACCATTGATGACACCAATGACCACAGGGGTGGCTTGTCCCTCCAGTCTGTACGTGCAACAGCCTGTGACTGTTTACGCGAGATGGAACTAAGTTATCCAGGATTGTTGTCGCAGAAACTAGAAAAGCTTCATCAATTAAAGCAACAGGAGACCTCTATTGTTCACCAAGCCTACACTGCTCTCTACACACTGGCCCTGAAGAATGCAGTCTTTCTCCTCTGTCAGAAGGAAGATGTTGCTGACGCAGATCTCAAGACAGCGTTGTGTACAAATGAGGGATTTGGATGGAAAGTGGTGTGCAGACCTTTGCCACCCGCCCTGGTTACTCAAATGGAGAAGATACCACAGCTTAGAACTGGAGTGGACTGCCGGGAGTTGAAATCCATCGTGTCTTTGTCACTAGAAGAGTCCTACCTTTTAACTCCAATCTCACAAGCTGCTCTGCTCAAGGAACTCATTGATGTCGTTTCTATGGTACCAGCATTGTCCCCTGCCCTGTTCAAGTCACAGCTCTTGCGGCTGTTTGGGATGTCTCAGGTGGAGCTGGTACACGCCACGCTGATGATGAAAAGTGCATTCACGGACAGCCTCTTCAGCTCTGACGATGAGAACTTTTTCCTGAAACGTCTGGTGTGCATGGCTCAGCATCCTCTCATCAGTGTCCCAGAGAAGCTCTTCTACATTGACTGCATACGACACTTTCCTGAAAACCGACCTCTATCCAGCCATTTTGATGACAGCCTTCCTCTGCTGGTCACACCTCGTCTCACGGTAGCTCTCCTGCCTACAGTGTTCAATGACAGCAGCACCATGCTGAGCCGCTTGAAACTCATGTGCATGGTGTACTTGGAAGCTGATGAGGGAGAGGACTGCAAAGGCCTGTCTTACTTGTTTGACCATTTGATGGAGCTTCTCAAAATCGTGGACAACCATGGTCGCAGGGAGATGATCGTCACCTCATTTAGAGCGGTCTTCACATTTCTCACCTACTTTTCTCAGATCGAGAGGTTGACTGAGGCGTTAGTTCAGAAGCTGTCTGACCTGCATTCAAGACACTGTCGCCTCGCTCCAAATCTCATCAATTTATGCGACCGGCTCCAGGAACACTTGGAGGATTCGGTGTGGCCTGTCAAAATGCTTAAGACCTTGCGGACATCAGTGGTGGAGATGCCGCCCTCTCAGTTGACCCTGCAGAATTTCAGCTTGCATCTCAAGATCTTGAAAAGAGCCGCTGTGGAGAAGCAGATCCCTCAGAGGAGCACCCTGTGCTTCCTGCTCAACGTCCTGTACCACTCCAGCCTCTGTGAAAGGGGCGGCTGGCAGGTGGGCAATGCAATTCTGTCAGTCTGCCGcaatctcctcctccaccccagtGTACACCAGGCATCTGTGGCGGTCGAGTTGGCTGATTTGCTCCACCACATGGCTGGTCACTACGACGACACAGACATACGAGATCACGCCAGGTTTTACTATACACTGCTCACAAATTTGTCCATGGAGAAGCTGTCGGGGGTGTTGGTGCAAAGTGCAAAGGATGGAGGACCGGTCAAGCCGAGGTCTTTGTCGGCCATCATGGCTGAAACTGATGGACTGTCCAGCCATCTCACAATACACCCAACGCCAGGGCCAATGCTACAACTTGTCAGACAACAGCAAGCCTGGCCGTCTACAGCAACTGTTAGTACAGAGAGTTTTCCAGATGGGAATGTCTTAGACCAGTATCTGGGTCAGTTTAGTGACTTGAATTTTGCCTCAGAAATAACCCTCAAGTACAAACTTGGGTACCTAGGTGAAACGGAGCCTATTTTTGATCAACTTTTTTCAATCTTTATGAGTTTTCACTCAAATGATTCCAACTATGAAGACATCCATGACATCCATGTGCCGTGCCTGTTCAGAGAAAGGAAGCCGCCTGAGGTTCGTCTCAAGCTAAAGCCCAAACAACCATACCCTACTTGCTTCAAAGCAAGCGCTGTGTTTAGCACAGAAGACGGGCTCACTTGGCAAACTCACCTACCTGATGTCAAAGTGTCCTTCCCTGATCTCTTCTTGCCCATGC from the Engraulis encrasicolus isolate BLACKSEA-1 chromosome 14, IST_EnEncr_1.0, whole genome shotgun sequence genome contains:
- the ap5b1 gene encoding AP-5 complex subunit beta-1 — encoded protein: MAAQTWSQRISAFSQSPCQYLSSTTSDSFLAELLRELRDDRASDNTKILMLSPFLEHPTLLCPTIPTGEETALELMSVLAQTPQKAVGLKCSLMLAISTILICTTSMDRQPKVAEDFLDQLFKTIDDTNDHRGGLSLQSVRATACDCLREMELSYPGLLSQKLEKLHQLKQQETSIVHQAYTALYTLALKNAVFLLCQKEDVADADLKTALCTNEGFGWKVVCRPLPPALVTQMEKIPQLRTGVDCRELKSIVSLSLEESYLLTPISQAALLKELIDVVSMVPALSPALFKSQLLRLFGMSQVELVHATLMMKSAFTDSLFSSDDENFFLKRLVCMAQHPLISVPEKLFYIDCIRHFPENRPLSSHFDDSLPLLVTPRLTVALLPTVFNDSSTMLSRLKLMCMVYLEADEGEDCKGLSYLFDHLMELLKIVDNHGRREMIVTSFRAVFTFLTYFSQIERLTEALVQKLSDLHSRHCRLAPNLINLCDRLQEHLEDSVWPVKMLKTLRTSVVEMPPSQLTLQNFSLHLKILKRAAVEKQIPQRSTLCFLLNVLYHSSLCERGGWQVGNAILSVCRNLLLHPSVHQASVAVELADLLHHMAGHYDDTDIRDHARFYYTLLTNLSMEKLSGVLVQSAKDGGPVKPRSLSAIMAETDGLSSHLTIHPTPGPMLQLVRQQQAWPSTATVSTESFPDGNVLDQYLGQFSDLNFASEITLKYKLGYLGETEPIFDQLFSIFMSFHSNDSNYEDIHDIHVPCLFRERKPPEVRLKLKPKQPYPTCFKASAVFSTEDGLTWQTHLPDVKVSFPDLFLPMPLPAGSSLRYKEEVFDRLWEDINAKEANGSAITLFCLEGKENSLQEMSRQHFQNFFVSEQASTGESKVLFFLPPKYHVLLRVKLTEDAIRIDIGTDNWELLPHINFYLLKITELKTDLSDEYAS